In Gossypium arboreum isolate Shixiya-1 chromosome 5, ASM2569848v2, whole genome shotgun sequence, a single genomic region encodes these proteins:
- the LOC108466877 gene encoding lysM domain receptor-like kinase 4: protein MIYALFLIWVAASSSSAQQFYDPSDCSSDTSNQGSRYTCDSAQQPCRTFLVYRANQHFGHQNLLNISALFQVESDELLDLNNIASPLETLKRGREVLVPINCSCSGEYFQASLSYIVSERTSFPEIACGVFEGLLKSLTLLQENPSQGTDVETGVKLDVPLRCACPGGFARFNGVKYLVTYPILEGDGITPLSMKFSIAPEDLLAANHLEPKSTVYPNTTVLVPLKSDPVINLNVPDSPPPTPGFLPTITVEKTKNTKLRKLYIAGSVVGFFLIVVALLACGFYVKAVKKWKGERLQSFTDRNSVLSCSTARSSPRSGQTGRSSTNSCLSPDLLAGLKFSLYNYGIEDIKRATNDFNEDTNKIGEQVYKGLIDNESVMIKQMRCEDTRQVIDMHSKINHVNIVSLHGVCYGENDLAWSYLIFELPTNGCLRNCLSNQANRLSWRRRTQIAFDVATILNYLHYCIFPSYAHLSVNSRNIYVTSKWRAKLANIGSTLAVSASTMNDKVVTVNGLVAPQNPMNEAASVKVDVFAFGVVLLELISGKEAAQGTFLKDSIRFLGGGANEEGCFEQLRSFIDPSLKNEYLIAEALCLAVLAKACIEDDPLRRPSMDDILKVLGRMV from the coding sequence ATGATTTATGCCTTGTTTCTCATCTGGGTTGCTGCCAGTTCAAGCTCTGCTCAACAGTTTTATGACCCATCTGATTGTTCTTCCGATACCAGTAATCAAGGTTCAAGGTACACCTGCGATTCTGCCCAACAGCCATGCAGAACATTCTTAGTTTACAGGGCCAACCAACATTTCGGACACCAGAACCTGCTGAATATCTCTGCCTTGTTTCAGGTCGAATCTGACGAGTTGCTAGACTTGAACAACATAGCTTCGCCTTTAGAAACTCTGAAACGTGGTAGAGAAGTTCTTGTCCCTATAAACTGTTCGTGTTCTGGAGAATACTTTCAGGCTAGTTTAAGCTACATAGTCTCTGAAAGAACTTCATTTCCAGAGATTGCTTGTGGAGTTTTCGAAGGGTTATTGAAATCCTTAACGCTGCTCCAGGAAAACCCATCTCAAGGGACTGATGTTGAGACTGGTGTTAAGCTTGATGTTCCTTTGAGATGTGCCTGTCCTGGTGGTTTTGCTCGTTTTAATGGAGtgaaatatcttgtaacataccCTATCCTGGAAGGAGATGGAATAACCCCATTAAGCATGAAGTTTAGCATCGCTCCTGAAGATTTATTGGCCGCTAACCATTTGGAACCCAAGTCGACTGTTTATCCCAACACAACTGTTTTAGTTCCTTTGAAATCAGATCCTGTAATAAACCTCAACGTACCAGATTCTCCACCTCCAACTCCAGGTTTTCTTCCCACCATCACAGTTGAAAAAACAAAGAATACAAAATTGAGGAAATTGTATATTGCAGGATCAGTTGTTGGGTTTTTCCTGATTGTTGTAGCATTGCTTGCTTGTGGGTTTTATGTGAAGGCCGTAAAGAAATGGAAGGGAGAGAGACTACAGTCTTTTACAGATAGAAACTCTGTACTCTCTTGCTCAACAGCCCGAAGCTCTCCTCGATCCGGACAAACTGGTAGAAGCTCTACAAATTCTTGTTTATCACCTGATCTTCTAGCCGGGCttaaattttctttgtacaaCTATGGCATAGAAGATATAAAAAGAGCTACAAATGACTTCAATGAAGATACCAATAAGATTGGAGAGCAAGTCTACAAGGGATTGATTGACAATGAAAGTGTAATGATCAAGCAGATGAGATGTGAAGACACCCGCCAGGTTATAGATATGCATTCTAAGATAAATCACGTTAATATTGTGAGCCTCCATGGTGTTTGTTATGGTGAAAATGACTTAGCCTGGTCATATCTGAtttttgaactccctaccaatgGCTGCTTAAGGAACTGTTTGTCGAATCAGGCTAATCGTCTCAGCTGGCGTCGAAGGACTCAAATAGCTTTTGATGTAGCAACCATTTTGAATTACTTACATTACTGTATTTTCCCTTCGTACGCTCATTTGAGTGTAAATAGCAGGAATATTTACGTGACATCGAAATGGAGGGCAAAGCTAGCAAATATCGGATCGACTCTTGCTGTCAGCGCATCGACAATGAATGACAAGGTTGTTACTGTCAATGGGTTGGTAGCACCACAGAATCCCATGAATGAAGCAGCATCAGTGAAAGTGGATGTTTTTGCATTTGGGGTTGTTTTGCTTGAGCTCATCTCAGGGAAAGAGGCCGCTCAAGGAACTTTCCTTAAAGATTCAATTCGATTTTTGGGAGGGGGAGCAAATGAAGAAGGTTGTTTTGAGCAATTGAGGAGTTTCATCGATCCAAGTCTGAAAAATGAATATCTGATAGCTGAAGCTTTATGTTTAGCAGTTTTAGCCAAGGCTTGCATAGAGGATGACCCTCTCAGAAGGCCATCCATGGATGATATCCTCAAAGTTCTTGGAAGAATGGTGTAA
- the LOC108466737 gene encoding alpha carbonic anhydrase 7-like: protein MEKLPNQFLVCCFFILLALHSFSVRSQEIEDESEFDYGANSTKGPARWGEIHAEWGACSNGTMQSPIDMSNERVNIVSHLGRLKKSYKPSNATLRNRGHDMMLRWEDEAGAIEIKGREYVLHQCHWHSPSEHTINGRRYDLELHMVHESADGKVAVIGIMYKIGRPDSFLSSLMDHLEAITDITDGERAVGVIDPRHIKFGSRKYYRYVGSLTIPPCTENVVWSIVRKVRTVTREQVRFLRVAVHDESDSNARPLQSINKRSIQLFRPDDKVEN from the exons ATGGAAAAGCTACCAAACCAGTTCTTGGTTTGCTGTTTCTTCATTCTTCTTGCCTTGCATTCATTCTCGGTAAGATCTCAAGAAATCG AGGATGAAAGCGAGTTTGATTATGGAGCAAATAGTACAAAAGGGCCAGCAAGATGGGGAGAGATTCATGCAGAATGGGGTGCTTGTAGCAATGGGACCATGCAATCTCCCATTGATATGTCCAATGAAAGAGTTAACATTGTTTCCCATTTAGGGAGGCTTAAGAAAAGCTACAAGCCCAGCAATGCCACTTTACGAAACAGGGGCCATGATATGATG TTGAGATGGGAAGATGAAGCAGGAGCTATAGAGATAAAGGGTAGAGAGTATGTACTCCACCAGTGCCATTGGCACTCACCTTCAGAGCACACTATCAACGGAAGGAG GTATGATTTAGAGCTACACATGGTTCATGAAAGTGCAGATGGCAAGGTTGCTGTAATAGGTATCATGTACAAGATTGGAAGACCAGATTCTTTCCTATCATCG TTGATGGATCATTTAGAAGCCATTACTGATATAACAGACGGAGAGAGAGCGGTGGGGGTGATCGATCCAAGGCACATTAAATTTGGCAGTAGAAAATATTACAGATACGTCGGCTCCCTTACAATTCCTCCATGTACTGAAAATGTGGTGTGGAGCATTGTCAGAAAG GTGAGGACTGTAACCAGGGAGCAAGTGAGATTTCTTCGTGTGGCTGTTCATGAT GAGTCGGATAGTAATGCAAGACCGCTTCAATCAATAAATAAACGATCAATTCAACTCTTTAGACCAGACGATAAGGTTGAGAATTAA